From one Aspergillus fumigatus Af293 chromosome 8, whole genome shotgun sequence genomic stretch:
- the neg1 gene encoding glycoside hydrolase family 30 protein: MRISVGALLGLTALSHATTEKRAASASAYCSNSAGNYKLSSIAAPVQGAGNPGSESTWQLTVDDTSSGHKQTIVGFGAAVTDATVTSFNTLSASVLQDLLNKLMTPAGANFALMRHTIGASDLSGDPAYTYDDNGGKADPSLSGFNLGDRGTAMAKMLATMKSLQPNLKILGSPWSAPGWMKLNGVLDGNTNNNNLNDGYLTSGGTGSTGYASQFAQYFVKYIQAYKNLGAHVDAITIQNEPLFSSAGYPTMYVYDYESAQLIQNYIGPALASAGLDTEIWAYDHNTDVPSYPQTVLNQAGQYVKSVAWHCYAPNVDWTVLSQFHNTNPGVKQYMTECWTPASGAWHQAADFTMGPLQNWASGVAAWTLGTNAQDGPHLSTGGCATCQGLVTINNGGYTLNTAYYMMAQFSKFMPPGAIVLNGSGSYTYSGGGGIQSVASLNPDGTRTVVIENTFGNDVYVTVTMKSGQKWSGNAPSQSVTTWVLPSA; encoded by the exons ATGCGTATATCTGTCGGTGCTCTGCTTGGCTTGACAGCCCTGAGTCATGCCACAACAGAGAAACGAGCCGCCTCTGCTTCGGCTTACTGTTCCAACTCGGCCGGCAACTACAAGCTGTCCTCCATCGCAGCTCCGGTTCAAGGGGCCGGAAACCCCGGCTCGGAATCGACCTGGCAATTGACCGTTGACGACACTTCGTCCGGTCACAAACAGACGATAGTTGGGTTCGGTGCTGCTGTCACTGATGCCACGGTCACCTCGTTCAACACTTTGTCCGCCTCCGTGCTGCAAGACTTGCTCAATAAACTGATGACACCTGCCGGGGCGAACTTTGCTTTGATGCGACATACTATTGGGGCTTCGGATCTGTCCGGTGACCCAGCCTACACGTACGATGACAATGGTGGGAAAGCGGATCCGTCACTGTCGGGATTCAACCTGGGGGACCGCGGAACGGCTATGGCCAAGATGTTGGCAACAATGAAGTCTCTGCAGCCCAACCTCAAGATCCTCGGCTCTCCCTGGAGTGCACCAGGATGGATGAAGCTGAACGGGGTCCTTGATGGCAATAcgaacaacaacaacttGAACGATGGATACCTAACCAGTGGGGGAACCGGTAGTACGGGGTATGCCAGTCAATTCGCGCAGTACTTTGTCAAGTACATTCAGGCCTATAAGAATCTCGGTGCTCACGTCGACGCGATTACCATCCAGAACGAGCCGCTGTTCAGCTCAGCGGGCTATCCCACCATGTATGTCTACGATTATGAGTCGGCACAGCTGATCCAGAACTACATCGGCCCCGCTCTTGCCAGCGCGGGGCTAGATACGGAAATCTGGGCTTATGACCACAACACAG ATGTCCCGTCGTACCCCCAGACTGTCCTTAACCAGGCCGGTCAGTACGTCAAGTCGGTGGCCTGGCACTGCTACGCTCCCAACGTCGACTGGACCGTGCTCAGCCAGTTCCACAACACAAACCCTGGAGTGAAGCAATATATGACCGAGTGCTGGACTCCAGCATCTGGCGCATGGCATCAGGCGGCGGACTTCACCATGGGTCCCCTGCAGAACTGGGCCTCGGGAGTGGCAGCATGGACTCTGGGAACCAACGCTCAGGATGGTCCGCATCTGTCCACTGGCGGCTGCGCGACATGTCAAGGCTTGGTGACCATCAACAACGGAGGATACACGCTCAACACCGCATACTACATGATGGCGCAATTCAGCAAGTTCATGCCGCCTGGTGCGATTGTGCTCAATGGCAGTGGCAGCTACACGTACTCTGGCGGAGGCGGTATCCAGTCCGTGGCTTCCTTGAATCCCGATGGAACCCGCACTGTGGTTATTGAAAACACTTTTGGCAATGATGTCTATGTGACTGTCACTATGAAGAGCGGGCAGAAGTGGAGTGGGAACGCCCCTAGCCAATCCGTGACTACCTGGGTTCTTCCATCTGCTTGA
- a CDS encoding peroxiredoxin, whose amino-acid sequence MASILPRTGLRALSALPRAGPVSRVAFSRQLPRAQPLVQPFGRRFLATVPQEQPRLRLGSTAPNFKAQTTHGEIDFHEFIGDSWTILFSHPADFTPVCTTELGAFAKLKGEFDKRGVKMIGLSADDLSSHGDWVKDINEVASTTVQFPIIADPERKVAFLYDMIDQRDLDNIAEKGIPFTIRAVFIIDPAKKIRLTMLYPASTGRNSAEVLRVIDALQAADKKGIATPIDWTVGEDVIVPPSVSTEDAKKKFGNVREVKPYLRYTKF is encoded by the exons ATGGCATCCATTCTACCCCGTACCGGCTTGAGAGCTCTTTCTGCGCTCCCCAGAGCCGGCCCTGTCTCAAGAGTGGCTTTCTCTCGCCAGCTTCCGCGCGCCCAGCCCCTCGTGCAGCCCTTCGGTCGCAGATTTCTTGCGACCGTTCCCCAGGAACAGCCTCGCCTGCGTCTTGGTTCAACCG CTCCGAACTTCAAGGCTCAGACCACCCACGGCGAGATTGATTTCCACGAGTTCATCGGAGACAGCTGGaccattctcttctctcatCCCGCCGACTTCACCCCAGTATGCACGACCGAACTCGGTGCCTTTGCCAAGCTGAAGGGTGAATTTGACAAGAGGGGTGTGAAGATGATCGGTCTG AGCGCGGACGATCTCAGCTCTCACGGCGACTGGGTCAAGGATATCAACGAGGTCGCATCGACCACCGTTCAGTTCCCCATCATTGCCGATCCCGAGCGCAAGGTCGCCTTCCTCTACGACATGATCGATCAACGCGACCTGGACAACATCGCCGAGAAGGGCATTCCTTTCACCATCCGTGCGGTTTTCATCATCGATCCCGCGAAGAAGATCCGTCTGACAATGCTCTACCCTGCTTCCACTGGTCGTAACTCCGCCGAGGTCCTGCGTGTGATTGACGCTCTGCAGGCAGCAGACAAGAAGGGCATTGCTACCCCCATCGACTGGACCGTTGGCGAGGATGTCATTGTTCCGCCCTCCGTCTCGACCGAGGACGCTAAGAAGAAGTTTGGCAATGTGCGAGAGGTCAAGCCCTACCTGCGCTACACCAAGTTCTAG
- the acoC gene encoding uncharacterized protein has protein sequence MSGTYNNSSVQIYRILEQTRHIRLDDTSTKIASAIGLLSHLRDLTEILQNLRHVRESSALADVLRVCIQPHDLGGLGLDDASDLAAQQESEVLFLVSAWLEALNSEDRARSMPAPVASRPPGRRGMTLSEKIFAWHEVAYRGWVAPGDLIRVDVDWVIASEASWAGMETTYSDLGKPGIHRNDRFWLAGDHVVDPRIRQIPKVRALIDASERAKRVFKLTEYQGMNYTILHTEFYRERAQPGMLIIGSDSHTCSSGALGCLAIGLGAADVTLPLVTGETWVKVPESISIRLVGVPKPGIGGKDVILYILQQLKRNTVASDRIVEFSGAGVQYLSADARFAICNMTAELCGITGIFVPDQITRAFVANRRLQRHKNLITYFRPDNDAQYAAELDIDLANVQSFFARYPRPDDVVPVSDYAGMQLDGCFIGACTTTEEDLILAALVLEQGLKKGYRPVNHGKRKMVPGSLPILHRLRELCLTGVFEAAGFEIGVPGCSYCVGMSADQAVSGEVWLSSQNRNFENRMGKGHLVSSATVAASSFEMKLTDPNDLLCGIDWARWMSLRGPFGLTARMSAASHLTYVEPNNSPAFSQERPESSIFSRSTQEPPFSGPLRGKIQLLGDFIDTDALAPAEFLMDMKTNEQSGLHCLQHTHPLFRQRTLEGFNIVVAGQAFGCGSSREQAVMALLGCGIKCVIAKSFAFIFQRNMPNLGLLGITMPNESFYAAAKDGSEVSIDLLAQVIHIEGLRFVFQLSQMEQGLYRHGGITSAFRKFGNRLFEELTAAKNIGTSHMEEKCHAPSALQW, from the exons ATGTCTGGAACGTATAACAACAGTTCGGTCCAGATATACCGGATTCTTGAGCAAACCAGGCACATACGACTCGACGATACATCAA CAAAGATTGCGTCTGCCATCGGACTACTTTCTCACCTCAGAGACCTGACCGAGATTTTGCAAAACCTGCGCCACGTCCGCGAATCCTCTGCTCTAGCCGATGTGCTTCGCGTGTGCATCCAACCGCACGACCTTGGAGGGCTGGGTCTGGACGATGCGAGCGACTTGGCAGCGCAGCAAGAATCAGAGGTTTTGTTCCTGGTATCTGCCTGGCTGGAAGCGCTTAATTCGGAGGACAGGGCCAGGTCAATGCCTGCTCCAGTAGCATCAAGACCCCCAGGTCGGCGGGGGATGACTCTAAGCGAGAAAATCTTTGCGTGGCACGAAGTTGCTTATAGAGGCTGGGTGGCGCCAGGAGATTTGATTCGGGTCGATGTCGATTGGGTGATTGCCTCCGAGGCATCATGGGCC GGCATGGAGACGACGTACAGCGACCTAGGAAAGCCTGGGATCCATCGGAATGATCGCTTCTGGCTCGCCGGTGATCATGTCGTAGATCCTCGGATCAGACAAATTCCCAAAGTTCGCGCGCTGATCGATGCAAGCGAGAGGGCAAAGCGAGTATTCAAATTGACCGAATACCAGGGAATGAAC TATACGATCCTCCACACCGAGTTCTACCGGGAACGAGCGCAACCTGGCATGTTGATCATTGGCTCCGACTCACATACGTGCTCCTCTGGCGCCTTGGGATGTCTGGCAATTGGGCTCGGGGCAGCAGATGTGACTTTGCCCTTGGTGACAGGGGAGACGTGGGTCAAGGTTCCCGAGTCCATCAGCATCCGACTTGTGGGTGTACCTAAGCCTGGGATCGGTGGAAAAGACGTTATCCTATACATCTTGCAGCAGTTGAAGAGGAATACTGTCGCTTCCGATAGGATCGTCGAGTTCTCTGGTGCCGGCGTGCAGTATTTGTCGGCTGATGCTCGATTTGCTATTTGCAACATGACAGCG GAACTCTGTGGCATCACCGGGATATTTGTGCCTGATCAAATCACGCGAGCCTTCGTGGCCAACAGGCGCTTACAACGACACAAGAATCTCATCACGTACTTCCGACCCGATAACGATGCGCAGTACGCCGCAGAACTCGACATTGATCTTGCAAATGTGCAATCCTTTTTTGCTCGATACCCGAGACCAGATGATGTGGTTCCTGTCTCGGATTACGCAGGAATGCAGTTGGATGGTTGCTTCATTGGAGCTTGCACCACAACCGAGGAGGACCTCATCCTTGCAGCTCTTGTGCTAGAGCAAGGACTGAAGAAAGGCTATCGGCCAGTTAACCatgggaagaggaagatggtACCCGGATCATTGCCAATCCTGCATAGACTACGCGAATTATGCCTCACCGGCGTCTTCGAAGCGGCGGGTTTTGAGATTGGGGTCCCAGGCTGCAGCTATTGTGTTGGCATGTCGGCAGATCAGGCAGTTTCAGGAGAAGTCTGGCTGTCATCCCAGAACCGGAATTTTGAGAATCGCATGGGTAAAG GCCATCTAGTCTCTAGCGCAACTGTCGCTGCATCCTCATTCGAGATGAAATTGACCGATCCTAATGACTTGCTTTGTGGGATCGACTGGGCACGATGGATGTCGTTGCGCGGGCCTTTTGGACTGACAGCGAGAATGAGCGCGGCATCTCATCTGACCTATGTTGAGCCAAACAACTCTCCAGCTTTTTCCCAGGAGAGACCTGAATCAAGTATCTTCTCCAGATCCACGCAAGAACCTCCGTTTTCTGGACCTCTGCGTGGCAAGATACAGCTTCTAGGTGATTTCATCGACACAGATGCA CTAGCACCAGCTGAATTCTTGATGGACATGAAAACTAATGAGCAAAGTGGTCTGCATTGCCTACAGCACACCCATCCGTTATTCCGTCAACGGACCCTAGAAGGTTTCAACATCGTTGTGGCTGGTCAAGCCTTTGGTTGTGGATCGTCGCGTGAACAGGCCGTCATGGCATTGCTTG GCTGCGGGATCAAATGTGTGATCGCGAAATCCTTCGCCTTCATCTTTCAACGGAACATGCCCAATCTCGGCCTGTTGGGCATTACCATGCCTAACGAGTCGTTCTACGCCGCCGCGAAGGATGGCTCGGAGGTATCAATTGACCTCCTTGCGCAAGTCATCCACATTGAGGGGCTCAGGTTTGTATTCCAATTAAGTCAAATGGAACAAGGACTGTACCGCCACGGTGGCATTACTTCTGCCTTTCGAAAATTCGGGAACAGActcttcgaggagctcaCAGCGGCGAAGAATATAGGGACAAGTCACATGGAAGAGAAGTGTCATGCACCTAGCGCGCTACAATGGTAA
- the arsH gene encoding uncharacterized protein: MTHSATVTLHEVKHEHIQTPQPSFRTLAIPKNEDDPKIREKYRPFLLNPQQAAEDWANRLELDAVLDMAEKDLRTTQKRIKVLVLYGSLRKRSYSKLVAFEASRILFRLGCDVRVFNPEGLPVKDDVQHTHPKVQELRELSTWSDGHLWVTPEQHGNLTAVFKNQIDWIPLSTGSIRPTQGRTLAIAQVCGGSQSFNAVNSLRILGRWMRMFVIPNQSSIPKAYTHFPDAGQPGDYHLMPSGNRDRLVDCMEEFVKYTILMRPHLDLFADRYSEREERRLKQAALAAKAGPDV, translated from the exons ATGACACATTCCGCCACAGTGACCCTACATGAGGTCAAACATGAACATATACAGACACCGCAACCCTCTTTCAGGACGCTAGCCATTCCCAAAAATGAAGATGACCCGAAAATCCGCGAGAAATATCGCCCCTTCCTCCTGAATCCACAGCAAGCAGCTGAGGACTGGGCCAATCGCTTGGAACTCGACGCCGTGCTGGACATGGCGGAAAAGGATCTCAGGACGACTCAGAAACGTATCAAGGTTTTAGTTTTGTATGGTTCGTTGCGGAAGAG ATCGTACTCGAAGCTCGTAGCGTTTGAGGCCAGTCGAATCCTCTTCCGACTCGGTTGTGATGTCCGAGTTTTTAATCCAGAGGGTCTACCGGTCAAGGACGACGTCCAACATACGCACCCCAAGGTCCAAGAGCTGCGCGAATTGAGCACATGGAGCGACGGTCATCTGTGGGTGACCCCCGAGCAACACGGCAACCTG ACTGCTGTCTTTAAAAACCAGATCGACTGGATTCCCCTGTCGACCGGCAGCATTCGACCCACTCAAGGTCGTACCCTAGCCATCGCTCAAGTATGTGGAGGATCCCAATCGTTCAATGCCGTCAACTCGCTCCGGATCCTGGGGCGGTGGATGCGCATGTTTGTGATCCCGAATCAAAGCTCAATACCAAAGGCATACACGCACTTCCCGGATGCCGGTCAACCGGGAGACTATCATCTCATGCCAAGCGGTAACCGGGATCGCTTGGTTGATTGCATGGAAGAGTTTGTAAAGTACACAATCTTGATGCGGCCTCACCTTGATCTCTTTGCGGACCGGTATAGTGAACGCGAAGAAAGGCGACTGAAACAAGCCGCGCTGGCGGCTAAAGCCGGACCGGACGTTTAG
- a CDS encoding putative C6 transcription factor yields MTHQAQAVNAPVSSALPSGNMRQRSRQACAPCRQRKRKCDGKFPCSACTGYGYDCQFLDDSVKSVKRNADAVSSLPLPSTKAARLSEVTAKSLGGSSVISSSSHGILDPSKLRYMGRHASVAFPMTVGLELQAAKPPRLHSFAYNPGVRTEPSCGVSFNLTAFISWDKVRSLMDVYSSTVHPVFGLLDMERLYHRCEEHWHGKAQGLGLEALISGVIALSSLFSGFLSEEEETRVMLHAKEILEDASVSRKPSIDKIAGWILRTIYVRATSRPHSAWMCSCTLMHLVEAAGLHQPLDAVILTTGSSGRKALEDITETRDRIAQVAQCLNIIIAYDYGRSVIDLGLTWKRDSKSDAPSNDLTPQLFSLVGAVPLDNNADPAARRDELAMGLENLAKVSVEHDFLILVKADLAFCIYRRLRLLESVTPPAQLDRVIEIGFSTLPSARRLVAQNHPWWNVVCTVFQFICILVAIDTTESLEKIPEAVETLEMIAQRLNTHLANEALHTARYLINASLDKKRKGISILERVSGISAPTDPDRLGGQWLPSDSLLDSFAQTPSIDMDFLLGMDLLL; encoded by the coding sequence ATGACGCACCAGGCGCAAGCTGTAAATGCGCCCGTGTCGAGTGCACTGCCCTCGGGAAACATGCGCCAGCGGTCGCGACAGGCATGCGCGCCATGCCGCCAACGCAAAAGAAAGTGCGATGGGAAATTCCCGTGCTCGGCCTGTACAGGCTATGGATATGACTGCCAGTTTCTGGACGACTCTGTGAAGTCTGTCAAAAGAAACGCAGACGCAGTCTCGTCGTTGCCATTGCCCTCGACGAAGGCTGCTCGTTTGTCAGAGGTGACAGCAAAAAGCCTGGGAGGCAGCTCCGtaatttcttcttcctctcatGGCATCCTTGATCCTTCAAAGCTCAGGTATATGGGTCGACACGCATCGGTTGCGTTTCCCATGACGGTCGGCCTCGAGTTGCAGGCTGCAAAACCCCCGCGCCTGCACTCTTTTGCGTATAACCCTGGAGTTCGCACCGAGCCCAGCTGTGGCGTCTCTTTTAACTTGACTGCCTTTATCTCCTGGGACAAAGTCCGAAGTTTGATGGATGTGTACTCCTCCACCGTCCATCCCGTGTTTGGACTGCTGGACATGGAGCGGCTGTACCACCGATGCGAGGAGCATTGGCACGGGAAAGCACAAGGCCTGGGCCTGGAGGCGCTCATCAGCGGAGTCATTGCTCTCagctctctcttctccgggtttctcagcgaagaagaagagacgAGAGTCATGCTGCATGCGAAGGAGATCCTGGAAGATGCCTCAGTTAGCCGGAAACCCTCCATTGACAAGATCGCCGGGTGGATCTTGCGTACCATCTATGTGCGAGCGACCAGTCGGCCACACTCGGCTTGGATGTGTAGCTGCACCCTGATGCATCTTGTTGAAGCTGCGGGCCTCCACCAGCCATTAGACGCGGTCATTCTGACAACCGGAAGTAGTGGCAGAAAGGCGTTGGAGGATATCACCGAGACACGGGACCGCATTGCCCAGGTTGCTCAGTGTTTGAATATAATCATAGCCTACGACTATGGGCGGTCCGTGATAGACCTTGGATTGACGTGGAAGAGAGACTCGAAGAGCGATGCGCCATCTAACGACCTGACACCTCAGTTGTTCAGTCTAGTCGGGGCTGTCCCCCTCGACAACAATGCTGATCCGGCTGCCAGGCGGGATGAGTTGGCCATGGGCCTCGAAAATCTGGCCAAGGTATCGGTTGAGCATGACTTCCTGATATTAGTCAAGGCCGACCTGGCTTTTTGTATCTACCGCCGACTTCGACTGTTAGAGTCTGTAACCCCCCCAGCACAGCTTGACCGGGTTATTGAGATCGGTTTTTCCACATTGCCTTCTGCCCGGCGACTGGTGGCACAGAATCATCCGTGGTGGAATGTCGTTTGTACTGTCTTTCAGTTCATCTGCATTCTTGTCGCCATCGATACAACCGAGAGTCTCGAAAAGATCCCGGAAGCCGTGGAGACCCTGGAAATGATCGCACAACGATTGAACACACATTTGGCAAATGAAGCGCTTCACACAGCCCGTTATCTCATCAACGCATCATTGGACAAGAAGCGAAAGGGCATCTCGATCCTCGAGCGGGTGTCGGGAATTTCTGCACCGACTGACCCTGATCGCTTGGGAGGACAGTGGCTCCCTTCAGATTCATTGCTGGATTCCTTTGCACAAACGCCGTCGATTGATATGGACTTTCTTCTTGGTATGGACTTGCTGCTCTGA
- a CDS encoding putative amino acid transporter: protein MGSSADISDYSDTGKAVGAGNEKGEKFSAPPQYDGDMIGEMSEAERHIYEHGIKKFSRLGWKRLTVVLIVEAIALGSLSIPSSFATLGMVAGVICCVGLGFVAIYTSYVVGQVKLKFPQVSHYPDAGRLMFGRFGYELINVMLILQLTFLTGSHCLTGTIAFTNITESSICSVVFGVVSAIILLLVAVPPSFAEMAILGYVDFASIIAAIGITIIGTGIKSGNAPGGLSGVEWSAWPKEGITFTDAFIAITNIVFAYSFAMCQFSFMDEMHTPKDFVKSIWALGLVEIFIYTLTGALIYAFVGMDVQSPALLSAGHTLSRVAFGIALPVIFISGSINTVVCGRLIHGRIFRNSHIRFINTPAGWATWLGLITTITVVAFIIAEVIPFFSDLLSISSALFISGFTFYFPALMWFLLIREGKWSEPKNLALGALNALVLIIGLVTLVGGTYSSIDDIIINYREGKVRGVFTCHMV from the exons ATGGGGTCCTCAGCCGACATTTCCGACTACTCTGATACCGGCAAAGCCGTGGGAGCTGGCAATGAGAAGGGCGAGAAATTCTCTGCTCCTCCCCAGTACGATGGAGACATGATTGGGGAGATGAGCGAGGCCGAGAGACACATCTATGAGCACGGTATAAAGAAATTCAGCCGTCTCGGATGGAAGCGTTTGACCGTTGTGCTCATCGTGGAGGCCATTGCGCTTGGTAGTCTGTCGatcccctcctccttcgcgACCCTGGGTATGGTGGCTGGTGTCATCTGCTGTGTTGGTCTGGGATTTGTCGCCATCTATACCAGTTACGTCGTCGGTCAGGTCAAGCTCAAGTTCCCTCAAGTCTCCCACTATCCCGATGCAGGACGGCTCATGTTCGGCCGCTTCGGCTATGAACTGATCAATGTCatgctcatcctccaactcaCCTTCCTGACCGGCTCGCACTGTCTGACCGGCACGATTGCGTTCACCAACATCACCGAGAGTTCCATCTGCTCCGTCGTGTTTGGTGTTGTGTCTGCCatcatcctgctgctggtcgCCGTCCCTCCGAGCTTCGCCGAAATGGCGATTCTGGGCTACGTCGACTTCGCGTCGATTATTGCCGCCATCGGCATCACCATCATTGGCACTGGCATCAAGAGCGGCAATGCACCGGGGGGTCTGTCCGGAGTGGAGTGGTCCGCCTGGCCCAAGGAAGGCATCACCTTCACCGATGCtttcatcgccatcaccaaCATCGTCTTCGCCTACAGTTTCGCCATGTGCCAGTTCTCGTTCATGGACGAGATGCACACCCCCAAGGACTTTGTCAAGTCGATCTGGGCGCTGGGTCTGGTGGAAATCTTCATCTACACGCTCACTGGTGCGCTGATCTATGCTTTTGTTGGCATGGACGTGCAGAGCCCGGCGCTGCTGTCTGCCGGGCACACTCTCAGCCGGGTGGCTTTCGGTATCGCCCTGCctgtcatcttcatcagcgGCTCCATCAACACCGTCGTCTGCGGCCGTCTGATCCACGGGCGCATCTTCCGGAACTCCCACATCCGCTTCATCAACACCCCCGCTGGCTGGGCCACCTGGCTCGGTCTgatcaccaccatcaccgtcgtCGCATTCATCATCGCTGAGGTGATTCCATTCTTCTCCGACCtgctctccatctcctcggccCTCTTCATCTCAGGCTTCACCTTCTACTTCCCTGCGCTGATGTggttcctcctcatccgcgAGGGTAAGTGGAGTGAGCCGAAAAACTTGGCCCTCGGTGCCTTGAACGCCCTCGTCTTGATTATTGGTCTCGTCACCCTGGTCGGCGGTACCTACTCCAGTATCGATGACATT ATCATCAACTACAGGGAGGGCAAGGTGAGAGGTGTTTTCACCTGCCACATGGTCTAA
- the erg13A gene encoding putative hydroxymethylglutaryl-CoA synthase, protein MPSSAQNVGIKALEIYFPSRYVPQTELETFLGASAGKYTIGLGQQNMSFCDDREDLYSLALTAVSSLLRKYAIDPNTIGRLEVGTETLLDKAKSCKTVLMQLFGDNTDIEGVDTYNACYGGTNALFNAVNWIESSSWDGRDAIVVAGDIALYETPAARPTGGAGCVAMLIGPDAPLVLEPVRGSCMKHVYDFYKAYFKSEYPLVDGQFSNTCYLGALDACYQRYQAKQRARQAAKTNGTAISNGHQGSFLDTFDYFAFHAPNCKLVAKGYGRLLFNDFKLESGSFDEVPAQVREADFAASLTDKALEKLCVSLTKERFVQRVEPSLTAPTNCGNMYTASVYAGLISLISNVPSDRLQDKRIGMFSYGSGLASTLFSFRVKGDTTEMARKIGLQDRLSARTAVSPEFYDQMCKLREKAYQQRNYTPEGSVESLAPGTYFLVHVDDAYRRKYDMKPYLSMCEDRHEQAV, encoded by the exons ATGCCCTCCTCTGCTCAGAACGTGGGCATCAAAGCCCTGGAGATCTATTTCCCTAGTCGA TATGTCCCACAGACCGAGCTCGAGACATTTCTTGGAGCCAGTGCCGGAAAATACACCATTGGCCTCGGTCAACAGAACATGAGCTTTTGCGATGACCGTGAAG ACCTCTACTCTCTTGCTCTGACCGCTGTATCCTCCCTTCTGCGCAAGTACGCAATCGACCCCAACACCATCGGCCGTCTCGAAGTCGGAACCGAGACTCTGCTGGACAAAGCCAAGTCCTGCAAGACGGTGCTGATGCAGCTCTTCGGCGACAACACTGACATCGAGGGTGTCGACACATATAACGCCTGTTACGGCGGGACCAACGCGCTGTTCAACGCAGTCAACTGGATCGAGTCGTCATCGTGGGACGGACGCGACGCCATCGTCGTAGCGGGTGATATTGCCCTGTATGAAACGCCAGCGGCGCGTCCCACCGGTGGTGCAGGATGCGTGGCCATGCTCATCGGTCCGGATGCCCCGCTGGTGCTGGAGCCGGTCCGGGGTTCTTGCATGAAGCACGTCTATGACTTCTACAAGGCGTATTTCAAATCCGAGTACCCGCTGGTCGACGGGCAGTTTTCCAACACCTGCTACCTGGGGGCCCTGGATGCATGCTACCAGCGCTACCAGGCCAAGCAGCGCGCGCGGCAAGCGGCCAAGACGAATGGGACGGCCATCAGCAATGGTCACCAGGGGAGTTTCCTGGACACGTTTGACTATTTCGCTTTCCATGCGCCCAACTGCAAGCTGGTGGCCAAGGGGTATGGCCGGTTGCTGTTCAACGACTTCAAATTAGAGTCCGGATCGTTTGACGAGGTGCCGGCACAAGTCCGCGAGGCCGACTTCGCCGCGTCGCTGACGGACAAAGCCCTGGAGAAGCTGTGTGTCAGCCTCACCAAGGAGAGATTCGTCCAGCGCGTCGAGCCGTCCTTGACCGCCCCGACGAACTGCGGCAACATGTACACCGCCAGCGTGTATGCGGGCCTCATCAGCCTGATCAGCAATGTCCCCAGCGACCGACTGCAGGACAAGCGCATCGGGATGTTCAGCTACGGCAGCGGTCTGGCTAGCACATTGTTCAGCTTCCGGGTCAAGGGCGACACGACCGAAATGGCTCGGAAGATTGGCTTGCAGGATCGGCTGAGTGCTCGAACGGCAGTGTCGCCTGAATTCTATGATCAG ATGTGTAAGCTCCGCGAAAAGGCATATCAGCAGAGGAACTACACTCCCGAGGGAAGTGTCGAGAGCCTTGCCCCAGGGACCTATTTCCTGGTGCATGTGGATGATGCATATCGACGCAAGTATGACATGAAGCCATACCTCTCTATGTGTGAGGATCGGCATGAACAGGCGGTTTGA